One region of Peromyscus eremicus chromosome 4, PerEre_H2_v1, whole genome shotgun sequence genomic DNA includes:
- the LOC131908335 gene encoding olfactory receptor 4C15-like, producing METTQNQSFVTEFVFLGLSQNPNIQKLIFIISLCVYITTVGSNMMIVVTIVCSPTLLGAPMYFFLVFLSLVDASFSSAMTPKMIVDSLYERKTISFEGCMIQLYAGHLLGGSEMIVLTAMAYDRYVAICKPLHYSSIMTRRICGTLVGVAWAGGFLHSTVQIIFTLQLPFCGPNVIDHFMCDLFPLLELACTDTHIFGLLVVANSGFICILVFFLLLVSYVFIFLSLRFHSPEGRWKALSTCGSHIAVVVLFFVPCIFIYARPHTASSFDKMVALFYTMLSPLLNPMIYTFRNKDMKNAMWKLWNRLIMVSDKK from the coding sequence ATGGAAACTACTCAAAACCAGAGTTTTGTAActgaatttgtttttctgggaCTTTCACAGAATCCAAATATTCAAAAACTGATATTTATCATAAGTTTATGTGTTTACATCACAACTGTCGGGAGCAACATGATGATTGTGGTGACCATTGTCTGCAGCCCTACACTGCTGGGTGCACCCAtgtatttcttccttgttttcctgTCTTTAGTGGATGCAAGCTTCTCCTCTGCCATGACACCCAAAATGATTGTGGATTCTCTATATGAGAGAAAAACCATCTCCTTTGAAGGGTGCATGATACAACTTTATGCTGGACACTTGCTTGGTGGGTCCGAGATGATTGTTCTGACagccatggcctatgaccgctatgtggccatttgTAAGCCCTTACACTACTCTTCTATTATGACCAGGAGGATCTGTGGCACTCTGGTGGGGGTGGCCTGGGCAGGAGGATTCTTACATTCTACTGTACAAATTATCTTCACTTTGCAGCTTCCCTTCTGTGGACCCAATGTCATCGACCACTTCATGTGTGACTTGTTCCCGTTACTGGAGCTTGCCTGCACTGACACACACATCTTTGGCCTTTTGGTAGTTGCCAACAGTGGGTTTATTTGCAtccttgtctttttcttgttgcttgtctcttatgtttttatttttctctctctgagaTTCCACAGTCCAGAAGGGCGATGGAAAGCTCTGTCTACTTGTGGGTCCCATATTGCTGTGGTGGTTTTATTCTTTGTcccatgtatatttatatatgcaagGCCTCACACTGCCTCCTCCTTTGACAAAATGGTAGCATTATTTTACACTATGCTATCTCCCTTGCTTAATCCTATGATTTATACATTTAGGAATAAGGACATGAAAAATGCCATGTGGAAACTATGGAACAGACTGATAATGGTTtcagataaaaagtaa
- the LOC131908336 gene encoding olfactory receptor 4C15-like gives METIQNQSFVTEFVFLGLSQNPNIQKLIFIISLCVYIATVGSNMMIVVTIVCSPTLLGTPMYFFLAFLSLVDASFSSAMTPKMIVDSLYERKTISFEGCMIQLFAEHLLGGSEMIVLTAMAYDRYVAICKPLHYSSIMTRRICGTLVGVAWAGGFLHSTVQIIFTLQLPFCGPNVIDHFMCDLFPLLELACTDTHIFGLLVVANSGYICILVFFLLLVSYVFIFLSLRFHSPEGRWKALSTCGSHIAVVVLFFVPCIFIYARPHTASSFDKMVALFYTMLSPLLNPMIYTFRNKDMKNAMWKLWNRLIMVSDEK, from the coding sequence ATGGAAACTATTCAAAACCAGAGTTTTGTAActgaatttgtttttctgggaCTTTCACAGAATCCAAATATTCAAAAACTGATATTTATCATAAGTTTATGTGTTTATATCGCAACTGTCGGGAGCAACATGATGATTGTGGTGACAATTGTCTGCAGCCCTACACTGCTGGGCACACCCATGTATTTCTTCCTGGCTTTTCTGTCATTAGTGGATGCAAGCTTCTCCTCTGCCATGACACCCAAAATGATTGTGGATTCTCTATATGAGAGAAAAACCATCTCCTTTGAAGGGTGCATGATACAACTTTTTGCTGAACACTTGCTTGGTGGGTCCGAGATGATTGTTCTGACagccatggcctatgaccgctatgtggccatttgTAAGCCCTTACACTACTCTTCTATTATGACCAGGAGGATCTGTGGCACTCTGGTGGGGGTGGCCTGGGCAGGAGGATTCTTACATTCTACTGTACAAATTATCTTCACTTTGCAGCTTCCCTTCTGTGGACCCAATGTCATCGACCACTTCATGTGTGACTTGTTCCCTTTACTAGAGCTTGCCTGCACTGACACACACATCTTTGGCCTTTTGGTAGTTGCCAACAGTGGGTATATCTGCAtccttgtctttttcttgttgcttgtctcttatgtttttatttttctctctctgagaTTCCACAGTCCTGAAGGGCGATGGAAAGCTCTGTCTACTTGTGGGTCCCATATTGCTGTGGTGGTTTTATTCTTTGttccatgtatatttatatatgcaagGCCTCACACTGCCTCCTCCTTTGACAAAATGGTAGCATTATTTTACACTATGCTATCCCCCTTGCTTAATCCTATGATTTATACATTTAGGAATAAGGACATGAAAAATGCCATGTGGAAATTATGGAACAGACTGATAATGGTTTCAGATGAAAAGtaa